The region GCATCCAGGTACAGCTGGGCAAACGCTTCCAGGTAGCCTTCCGGATGGCCGGCCGGCACGCGCGTGGCGTGGCGCGCCGCGGCGCTGTCGACGCGGCCCGGACGCAGCAGCTGGCGGTTGCCGCCCTGCGGCGTGAACCACAGTGCATTCGGCTGTTCCTGGTCGAAGTCCAGCTGCGCCTTGCTGCCGAACAGGCGCAGTCGCACCGTGTTTTCGCAGCCGGTCGCCACTTGGCTGGCCCACAGGGTGCCTTTCGCCCCGTTCGCGTAGCGCAGCATCACCTGCACGTGGTCGTCCAAGGTGCGGTGCGGTACAAAGGTCGACAATTCCGCCAGCACGGCATGCGGCGTCAAGCCGCTGACAAATTGCGCCAGGTGATACGCGTGCAGCCCCACGTCGAGCAGCACACCGCCCGGCCCCGCCTTCTGCGGGTCGTTATGCCAGTTGCCTTCGTTCATGCCGCCCGCAGCGATGGCATCGGCCAGCCAGTCCTGCGAATATTCCACCTGCACGAGGCGCAGTTCGCCGATCTCGCCCGCCTCGACCATGGCTTTCGCATGGCGCAGCAGCGGATAGCCGCTGTAGGTATGCGTGAGCGCGAACAGCAGGTTTTTCTGCTGCGCCAGCGCCGCCAGCGCCTGGCCTTCCGCCAGCGCAATGCCGAGCGGCTTGTCGCAGATCACGTGGATGCCCGCTTCCAGGAAGGCCGTGGCGACGGGCGCGTGCAAATGGTTGGGCGTGACGATGGCCACGGCCTCGATGCCGTCCGCGCGCGCGGCCTCCATCTGCGCCATGGCGCGGTAATCGCTGTAGCAACGCTCCGGCGCCAGGTGCAGCGCGGCGCCGCTGTCCCGCGCGCGCAGCGGGTCGGACGACAGGGCGCCCGCCACCAGGTCGTACTGGTCGTCGATGCGCGCCGCGATGCGGTGCACGGCGCCGATGAACGCGCCCTGCCCGCCCCCTACCATGCCCAGCCGTAAGCGTCGCTGCATGTCGTCTCCTTATTTCAAGCCAAGCAAGTGATGAATTTGATCCTGGTCAACCGCGCTGCCGGCGAAATCGTCGAACGCGTGCTCAGCCACGTGGATGATGTGTTCGCGGATGAAGCGCGCGCCCTCGGCCGCGCCATCCTCGGGATGCTTCAGGCAGCATTCCCATTCCAGCACGGCCCAGCCGGGGAAATCGTATTGCGCCATCTTCGAAAAGATCGCCTTGAAGTCGATCTGCCCGTCGCCCAGCGAGCGGAAGCGCCCGGCCCGGTCCTGCCAGTCACCATAGCCGCCATACACGCCCTGGCGCCCGTTCGGCCGGAATTCCGCATCCTTGACATGGAACGCCTTGATGCGCGCATGGTAGATGTCGATGAAGGCCAGGTAGTCGAGCTGCTGCAGCACGAAGTGGCTGGGGTCGTACAAGATGGACGCGCGCGGATGGTCGTTGACGGCGGCCAGGAAACGCTCGAAGGTCACGCCGTCGTGCAAGTCCTCGCCCGGATGCAGTTCATAGCAGAGGTCCACGCCGGCCGCGTCGAAGGCGTCGAGGATGGGCAGCCAGCGTTTCGCCAGCTCGGCAAATGCCGTTTCCACCAGGCCGGCCGGGCGCTGCGGCCACGGGTACAAGTAGGGCCAGGCCAGGGCGCCGGAAAACGTCACATGCGCCTTGAGCCCCAGGCGCTGCGAGGCGGTGGCCGCCCACAGCAGCTGCTGCGTGGCCCAGGCCGTGCGGGCCGTGCTGTCGCCGCGCACCTGCTCGGGCGCAAAGCCGTCGAACAGCGCGTCGTAGGCGGGATGCACGGCGATCAGCTGGCCCTGCAAGTGCGTCGACAATTCCGTCACCTGCAAGCCGTGGCGCGCCAGCAGGGCCACCACGTCGTCGCAATACTGCTGGCTGGCGGCCGCTTGTTGCAGATCAAACAGGCGCGGCGCCGTCGGCAGCTGCAAGCCCTTGTAGCCCAGGCCGGCCGCCCATTGCGCCAGGTGCTCGAGCGAGTCGAACGGCGGCTCGTCGCCGAGAAACTGGGCCAGGAAGATGGCCGGGCCCTGGATGGTTTTCATGTCAATGTCCTGTTAACCCAAACCGAAACCCGGGATCGTACCCTGAGGATACGACCCCGGCCCTTGTTGTGGGGTGTCGTTAAAAAGGCGAGTTCGGAAAGTAAAACTGCTTGGCGTTCTCGCGCGTGATCAGCACCGACGGGATGATGGTGTTGGCCGGCAATTTTTCACCTTTCAGCCGTGCTTCCGTCGTCAGCTTGATGGCGTCGTACATGAACTTCGGCGAATAGGATACATCGGCCACGATCTGCGGGTCGGAACCATCCATGATCTTCTTCACGGCGCCTTTCGCGCCCGCGCCGCCGAACACTTGCTTGATGTCCGTGCGCTTGGCCTGCGCGATGGCTTTCTGCACGCCGATGGCCATGTCGTCATCGGCGGCCCAGACGGCGTCGATGTGCTTGAAGCGGGTCAGGTAATCCTGCATGACCTTGAAGGCATCGTCGCGGTTCCAGTTGCCGTACTTGGCATCGAGCACCTTGATCTCGGGATGGCCCTTCATCACGCCGGAAAATGCGTCGAAGCGCTCGTTGTCGAGCGTGGTCGGCATGCCGCGCAGCACGACGATATTGCCCTTGCCGTTCAGGCTTTTCGCCAGGTATTCGGCCGGCAGCTTGCCGAAGGCCGTGTTGTCGCCCGCGATATAGGCATCCTGCGACTGCGTGTTCGTCAAGCCACGGTCCACCACGGTCACATACACGCCCTTGTTCTTCACTTGCGCGACGGGCTGCGTCAGCGAGGCCGACTCGATGGGAAAGATGACCAGGGTGTTGATCTTGTTCACCGTCAACATATCCTGCAACTGGTTCGCCTGCTCGGGCGCGGTGGCGGCCGTCTTGACGATGATCTTTACGCCGGGATGGGCTTTTTCCAGCTCCGCCTTGGCCTGGTTCGCCCACCACACGATGCCCGAGGTAAAACTGTGCGTGGCCGTGGGAATGGCCACGCCGACGACCAGCTTGTCCGCAGGCGCCGCCGCCTGCGCACTCGGCAGCGCCCACGCCTGCATCACCAGCACTGCCATCCCTGCTACCCGTATAAAGCTCTTCATGCTGCTCTCCTCCAAGGTTGTGGGCGCCCATTGGCTGCCCTTTCAGAACGCCGCCGTATTTTTATTTGCGGCCTCGCTGCAGGAAGGCGACGGCGATGATCACCACGCCTTGCACTGCGGCATTCAGGTAGACACTGATGATGCTGGTCAAATTCAGGATATTGCTGATCACGGACAATAAAATGGCGCCGATCACGGTGCCGACGATGCGCCCCTCGCCGCCCTTCAGGGCCGTGCCGCCGACGACGACGGCGGCGATGGCCTCGAGTTCCCACAGCAAGCCCGTCGTCGGCGTGGCCGAGCCCAGGCGCGGCACGTACAGCACGGTGGCGATGCCCACGCAGATACCCAAGAGCATGTAGGTGGCGATCTTCACCTTGTCGACATTGATGGCCGCATAGCGCGCCACTTGCTCGTTGGAACCAATCGCCTGCACGTGGCGGCCAAAGGTCGTGCGGTTGAGGATGATGGCGCCGGCCGCCGCGACGAATAAAAAGATCCAGATCGGGATCGGCGCGCCCAGCACGCTCGTGTAGTAGACGGGGCTGTACAGCTCGGACAGGGTGGCGTCCAGGGTCAGCGCGCCGCCGTCGGCCAAATACGTCAGCACGGCGCGGAAGATGCCGAGCGTGCCCAGGGTGACGATGAACGGCTCGATATTGCCCTTGCTGATCAACAAGCCATGCATCAGGCCGAAGCCGGCGCCCAATACCAGGGCCATGGCAATGCCCAGCACCAGCATGGTGATCGGCGCCAGGTTGCCCCCCGCGCCTTGCGCCAGCGCGTTCATGAAGTAAATCATGCAGCCGGCGATCAGGGCCGCCATCGAGCCCACCGATAAGTCGATGCCGCCCGAGATGATGACGAAGGTCATGCCGACGGCGATGATGCCGATGAAGGCCGTGCGCGTGAGCACGTTCATCAGGTTGTCGAGGGTGGCGAAGTCGCCGTTGAGCAAGGTGCCCGCGATGCACAGGGCCAGCAAGCCCAGCACGGGGCCGAAACCCTTGATGCGCGCGCCCAGTCTGGCGATGCTGGCACCGGTGGCGCCGGTGGATACAGTGGTGTCAGTGCGTGCCGGTTGCATGGGCAATCAACTCCTCTTCAGTCAGGTGGTCAGCGGCCAGGGTGGCCTGCAAGGTGCCGGCACGCATCACCGCCACGCGGTGGCACAGGCCGATCAATTCGATCAATTCCGAGGAAATCACGATCACGGCGCGCCCTTCGGCGGCCAGGCGGTGGATCAGAAAGTAAATGTCGCGCTTGGCGCCCACGTCCACGCCGCGGCTCGGTTCATCGAGCACGACGACGCGCGGGTCCGAATGCAGGTATTTCGCCAGCGCCAGCTTTTGCTGGTTGCCGCCGGACAGCATGCGCGCGCGGCTGTCGAGGTCGCCCGTGCGGATATTGAAATCCAGCACCGCCCTGGCCAGCGCCGCCTTTTCCCCTGCCACATCGAGCCACGGCCGCGCATAGCGCTCCATCGTCATCATGGTGAGGTTTTCGCGCAAGCCCAGGTGCACGTGCAAGCCTTTTCCCTTGCGGTCTTCGCTCAGGTAGGTCATGCCGTGCTGCATCGCTTGCCTGGGGCTGCGGATATCCACGGGCCGGCCATTGAGATGGATCATGCCCGCGCTGCGCGCACGCAAGCCCAGCAAGGCTTCGAACGATTCCGTGCGCCCCGCGCCCACCAGGCCCGCAAAGCCCAGCACTTCACCCGCGCGCACCTCGAACGACAGGTTTTTGGACCAGCCCGGCACGCTGAGCCCATCGACTTTCAGGAGCACGGGCGCGTCGGGTGCCAGCGCCACTTTGGCCGGGAACATGTCGGACAATTCGCGCCCCACCATCAGGTTCGCCATCTGCTGGCGCGTGAGGCTGGCCGTCGGCTCGCGCGTGACGAAACGCCCGTCGCGCATGACGATAACCTCGTCCGTATTGCGCTCCACTTCATCGAGCTTGTGGGAAATATAGAGGATGGTCACGCCGTCGCTTTTGAGCTGCGCCATCACGGCGAACAGGCGCTGGGTTTCCGACGACGTCAGCGTGGCCGTCGGCTCGTCCATGATCAGGAAGCGGGCGCGGCGCGACAGGGCCTTGGCGATTTCCACCAGTTGCTTCTCGGCCACGATGAGGTCGCGGATCTTCGTATCGGGCGACACGGCCAGGCCCACCTGTTTCAGGTAGCGCGCTGCCTGCTCGCGCATGGACGCCTCGTCGAGCAGCCAGCCCTTCGTTTTCTCGTGGCCGAGGAACATGTTCTGCGCCACCGTCAGGTGTTCGGCCAGGTTGAATTCCTGGTGGATCAGCACGATGCCGGCCGCTTCGGCGGCGCGCGAGCTGGCAAAGCGCTGGGGCTGGCCATCGATCAGCAGCTGGCCTTCGCTCACGGCTTCATAGCCGGCAAGGATTTTCATCAGGGTCGACTTGCCGGCGCCGTTTTCGCCCAGCAAGCCATACACGCGCCCTGGCGCCAGGCGGAAACTGACGCCATGCAGCACGCGCACGGGGCCGAAATCCTTGCAGACCCCCTCGAAACCGACGGCAACGCTCACTATGCACTCCCTCGCAGAATTAATCGATGTTGCAGCAGCACGCCCGGCACATTGGCCGCCGGGTCCGCCAAGCGTTGCAGCAGCAGGCGCGCCGCCGTCTCGCCCAGCTCGCGCATCGGCTGCGCGATGGTGGTCAGGCCCGGCGCCATCTGCGCGGCGATGGCGATATCGTCGAAGCCGATGACGGCCACGTCTTCCGGCACGCGCTTGTGCAACTGGCGCAGCGCGCTGAGCACGCCGATGGCCAGGGTGTCGGAGACGGCAAAGATGGCCGTCGGCGCATCGGGCCCGGCCATCATTTCCAGCGTCGCCTGCGTGCCCGCTGCGTAATCGAGGCTTTGCACCGTGTGCACCCACTGCGGCTGCACGGGCAGGCCGGCGGCGGCCAGGGTGTCGAAGTAGCCTTGCTGGCGTTGCCGCGCATACAGGTAGCGCTCGTCCGAATTGATCAGGCCGATGCGCGTGTGGCCGCGCGACAGCAAATGCGCGACGGCGTCCGAGGCGGCGCGGTGGTTGTCGATGCCCACATACGGCACGGCCACGCCGGGATCGAATTCGCAGCACGCCACCCATGGCAGGCTCACCGACTCATGCGACAAGGCATGCTGCACCGTGTCCGGATCGAGGCAGATGGCGCCATCGGCGCGGTGCATGCGCAGCAAGTCGAAATACGAGCGCTCGCGGCCCGCGTCGGCGCCCGTGTCGCACAGCAGCACGAAATAGCCGTGCTCGCGCGCCACCGTGTCGATGCCGCGCACGATCTGCGCATAAAACGGGTTGCCCACGTCGGGCACCATGGTCAGCAGCATGCGGCTCTCGGCCGTGCGCAGGCTGCGCGCCAGGTGGTTCATGCGGTAGCCGAGGGCCGCCACGGACGCCAGCACCTTCGCGCGCGTGGGTGCCCGCACCCCGCTCTGCTCGTTCATGACGCGCGAGACGGTGGCCACCGACACGCCCGCATGCGCGGCAACGGCGCTGATGGAGACGGTTTCTGTGGGCAAAGATGATGGAACGGCTGCTGACATGACGGTTTTGAATAAAATGTAATCGATTACATTTATATGCCAGACCACTAGCCGATGCAAACATTATCGATGCTGCGCTGCGCAAAAAATGGGCAGGAACAGGAACAAAAAACGGCCTGCGCGGGCCGTCGATGCAGGTGCCGCATGGGGAAGCACAGGCATCTGCTGCACGGCAAAATGGCCGCGCAACAGATCAGGGACAATTTACTGCATCATCGCGCAAAACGTTTCGGGGTTGCCGTCAAGAATGACGCCGCTGGGCCAGCGGTGATTGCGCTGTTGCGCGCGCAGCAGGGAGGCGGCCAGGGCCGAGTCGCCATCGACGGCGTAGACGAAGACGGGCATGTCCAGGCTGGCCGCGTCGCCGAGCAGGGTCGGGTTGGCGTCCAGGCTGCGCGCATCCACGTGCACGCCGACGGGCATGCCGATCTGCTGGCGCACGCGCTGCAGCCACGGCTTGTCGAGCTTGGGCGCGCGGGC is a window of Janthinobacterium sp. 1_2014MBL_MicDiv DNA encoding:
- a CDS encoding Gfo/Idh/MocA family protein — protein: MQRRLRLGMVGGGQGAFIGAVHRIAARIDDQYDLVAGALSSDPLRARDSGAALHLAPERCYSDYRAMAQMEAARADGIEAVAIVTPNHLHAPVATAFLEAGIHVICDKPLGIALAEGQALAALAQQKNLLFALTHTYSGYPLLRHAKAMVEAGEIGELRLVQVEYSQDWLADAIAAGGMNEGNWHNDPQKAGPGGVLLDVGLHAYHLAQFVSGLTPHAVLAELSTFVPHRTLDDHVQVMLRYANGAKGTLWASQVATGCENTVRLRLFGSKAQLDFDQEQPNALWFTPQGGNRQLLRPGRVDSAAARHATRVPAGHPEGYLEAFAQLYLDAALRIRALQAGLPVPEAARWLPTVTDGVAGLAFAEAVLRSHADGARWTTLAS
- a CDS encoding substrate-binding domain-containing protein, with amino-acid sequence MKSFIRVAGMAVLVMQAWALPSAQAAAPADKLVVGVAIPTATHSFTSGIVWWANQAKAELEKAHPGVKIIVKTAATAPEQANQLQDMLTVNKINTLVIFPIESASLTQPVAQVKNKGVYVTVVDRGLTNTQSQDAYIAGDNTAFGKLPAEYLAKSLNGKGNIVVLRGMPTTLDNERFDAFSGVMKGHPEIKVLDAKYGNWNRDDAFKVMQDYLTRFKHIDAVWAADDDMAIGVQKAIAQAKRTDIKQVFGGAGAKGAVKKIMDGSDPQIVADVSYSPKFMYDAIKLTTEARLKGEKLPANTIIPSVLITRENAKQFYFPNSPF
- a CDS encoding sugar phosphate isomerase/epimerase family protein; translation: MKTIQGPAIFLAQFLGDEPPFDSLEHLAQWAAGLGYKGLQLPTAPRLFDLQQAAASQQYCDDVVALLARHGLQVTELSTHLQGQLIAVHPAYDALFDGFAPEQVRGDSTARTAWATQQLLWAATASQRLGLKAHVTFSGALAWPYLYPWPQRPAGLVETAFAELAKRWLPILDAFDAAGVDLCYELHPGEDLHDGVTFERFLAAVNDHPRASILYDPSHFVLQQLDYLAFIDIYHARIKAFHVKDAEFRPNGRQGVYGGYGDWQDRAGRFRSLGDGQIDFKAIFSKMAQYDFPGWAVLEWECCLKHPEDGAAEGARFIREHIIHVAEHAFDDFAGSAVDQDQIHHLLGLK
- a CDS encoding ABC transporter permease gives rise to the protein MQPARTDTTVSTGATGASIARLGARIKGFGPVLGLLALCIAGTLLNGDFATLDNLMNVLTRTAFIGIIAVGMTFVIISGGIDLSVGSMAALIAGCMIYFMNALAQGAGGNLAPITMLVLGIAMALVLGAGFGLMHGLLISKGNIEPFIVTLGTLGIFRAVLTYLADGGALTLDATLSELYSPVYYTSVLGAPIPIWIFLFVAAAGAIILNRTTFGRHVQAIGSNEQVARYAAINVDKVKIATYMLLGICVGIATVLYVPRLGSATPTTGLLWELEAIAAVVVGGTALKGGEGRIVGTVIGAILLSVISNILNLTSIISVYLNAAVQGVVIIAVAFLQRGRK
- a CDS encoding LacI family DNA-binding transcriptional regulator, with amino-acid sequence MSAAVPSSLPTETVSISAVAAHAGVSVATVSRVMNEQSGVRAPTRAKVLASVAALGYRMNHLARSLRTAESRMLLTMVPDVGNPFYAQIVRGIDTVAREHGYFVLLCDTGADAGRERSYFDLLRMHRADGAICLDPDTVQHALSHESVSLPWVACCEFDPGVAVPYVGIDNHRAASDAVAHLLSRGHTRIGLINSDERYLYARQRQQGYFDTLAAAGLPVQPQWVHTVQSLDYAAGTQATLEMMAGPDAPTAIFAVSDTLAIGVLSALRQLHKRVPEDVAVIGFDDIAIAAQMAPGLTTIAQPMRELGETAARLLLQRLADPAANVPGVLLQHRLILRGSA
- a CDS encoding sugar ABC transporter ATP-binding protein, whose product is MSVAVGFEGVCKDFGPVRVLHGVSFRLAPGRVYGLLGENGAGKSTLMKILAGYEAVSEGQLLIDGQPQRFASSRAAEAAGIVLIHQEFNLAEHLTVAQNMFLGHEKTKGWLLDEASMREQAARYLKQVGLAVSPDTKIRDLIVAEKQLVEIAKALSRRARFLIMDEPTATLTSSETQRLFAVMAQLKSDGVTILYISHKLDEVERNTDEVIVMRDGRFVTREPTASLTRQQMANLMVGRELSDMFPAKVALAPDAPVLLKVDGLSVPGWSKNLSFEVRAGEVLGFAGLVGAGRTESFEALLGLRARSAGMIHLNGRPVDIRSPRQAMQHGMTYLSEDRKGKGLHVHLGLRENLTMMTMERYARPWLDVAGEKAALARAVLDFNIRTGDLDSRARMLSGGNQQKLALAKYLHSDPRVVVLDEPSRGVDVGAKRDIYFLIHRLAAEGRAVIVISSELIELIGLCHRVAVMRAGTLQATLAADHLTEEELIAHATGTH